In the Vibrio agarivorans genome, TCTGCGAGCGGGCGATCGCTTTGAGATTGTTCAATCACGTCAGTCATTTGAAGGTGAACTAACGGGTAACTCTGAAATTCAAGCGATTCGAATATTCAATCGTGGTCAGGAAGTCAGTGCTTACTTACACAGTGATGGGCAATACTATGATAAAGACGGTGAAAGCTTACAACGTGCTTTTCGTCGTAAGCCGATGGATGGTGCTTACCGTTTAAGCTCGCACTTTAACCCGAACCGTAAGCATCCAGTGACAGGCCGTGTGTCTCCACATAATGGCACTGACTGGGCAACGCCAACGGGCACGCCGATTGTATCAACTGGCGATGGTGTGGTTGTGATGACACGTAACCACCCTTATGCCGGTAAGTACGTAGTGATCCAGCACGGTAATACCTATAAAACGCGCTACCTTCACTTAAGTAAGATTTTGGTTAAGCAGGGTCAGAAGGTTTCTCGTGGCCAGCGAATTGGTTTAGCTGGCGCGACAGGGCGTGTGACAGGAGCACATATCCACTATGAGCTGATTGTTCGAGGTCGAGCGGTAAACCCAGTGACAGCAAATATCCCAATGGCAAGCTCTGTGCCGAAAGAGGAGATGTCAAAGTTTGTCGCAAAACGTGATGAGCTGAATGGTTGGTTAAAAGAGCAAGAGCTTCGCCTAGCCAATCAAGCTCCAGAAGACAACAATGCGAGCTAATACGGCATGTTAGTAATGCAACTCAATGACGTAAGTTGATGTTGCTTTTATTGAGAAAATGAAAATGGCGCTGATGATCAGCGCCATTTTTTACGTGTGTTTCAAGCTAAACATCATTCTAATGTCGTCGGACTAATTGGTAAGTCCAGTGTCCCATCTTGAATAAAGTCAACCATATGCGTTGTCATGACAGCGTGCGCTGCCTGATCAGCAAGTGTTGGGTCTTGTGGGAAGACAAATGTACTGTGAGTGCTGACATCAGAGAAGCGAATAAAGTTGCTATCAGTTGGTGTTGTACTCGCACTATCAATCACAGTCAGTCCTAACTTCGCGGCCAAAGGTTCCGTGCCAGCAAACCCACGGTTTGGAACATTATTTGGCACGGTGTCATCCCCCGCAACTTGAGAGAAGTACATTGGAATTGGATTTTCCAACAAGTATGAAGCATTGGTAAACGGATCAATTGAGTCCAGTACCGTTTGGGTCGCATAGGCAAATTGATTAAAACCAGTTTCAAGAGCCGGAATCGCTTCTGGTGCTGCCTGAGTGAATGCCGTAAAGCACTCAGATTCAGTCAAGTTGACACAAAACGACTGAGTGAATCCTTGATAATCAGTACTTGCCGCCAATGCAACGTTGTGTTTTATCAGGTTACCGTAGCTATCTGAACCTAATAGTAGCTCCACAATATGCCCACCAGAGTTTTTCGCGGCGAGGCCACTAAAGTTGAACAGCGTATCTGCACTTGGTGTCCCTAGGCTACGATTGGCATTGGCAACGGTACTAATCGCGACCATTCCGCCTAGAGAGTGCCCTACCATCGTCGGTGGAGAGGTGACTAAGTCCACGTTGGCCAAAGGCGATGCCTCTAATAGCATTGCTTGTTTTGAATAACTCAATGCCGCACGTAACCCCAAAATATCGAGAACGCTCTGACGGAAGTTGTCTCTTGCGACTGGGATATTGCTAAGGTTTAAGTAAGCGGTCACATCGGCATTGGCAGAGCGCTCGGCATCAAGGCTGCGCGACCCGTGTAGTGGCATATCAATCGCAATCACGGCAATGCCCTGTTGTGCGATGTTAGCAGCCATGAAATACGCATTCTCCTTGGCAGATGTAATGCCATGTTGATAAATAGCGACAGGCCAATCATCGGCATCCCCGCTCGGTGTAAAGAGTAGGAACTCTACCGCTTGCAGTGACTTTATTTTAGGCACAGGAGCGTAGCGCGTGATAAATCGGTCGGCATCTAACACCGTGCCGTCTGATTTAGTCAGTTCAAGACCAATAAGTTTGGCTTGTTCTGTTAACTCTGTAGCGAGCATCGTGGTATCAACGCCAGCCGCAACAAGTTGCGCGCCAATATTGGCTTGCTCTTGCGGATCAGCGAGTGCATTGCTCACGATAGCAAGGCTTGGCATCGCCGATACAAAAGGCTGGCTTGACCAATCTTCCCCTTGCTCCAAATAGTGTGGCAGCATGACCACGCCCTTTGAAACGGTGACTTGATTACCTGATTGCAGATACAGCCCCTGCAGTGTCTGTTTGAGATCAACGGGTGACTGGCTATCAAAGTATGTAGTGAAGTTGGTGTCTGCCGCGAGGGCGGTTGCGTAATCCTCAGAAGAAGTGAATTGCAGCGTGTAAGCCGCCGTCAGGTCAACATTGTTAGGGTTTGCGGCATCTTTCCATATGGTACCAATATTGCTTTGAGCGAGCCCTAGCGCTGTCGCTCCTTTGGTGGCGAAGAAGGTTTCGCCTACAGACTGGGTGGAGAACCAAGTGGAGTAAATGATGGAATCGGCATCTACGCCAACAGCTGAGAAGAGTGCTTCAGTGCCTTGGGTGACGGCTTGGAGTGTAGCAAAGGGTTCATCAGTGTAAGTACGAGAGTCGGACTTTAGAGTGGCATAGCTGCTTGATGTGCCTACAGGTTCTCCATTTTCGTCAGCGACTTCGTTGGTCACGGCTAAAATATACTCACTGGAAGGATTTAGCTCTTTACCTTGCAGGACAATCGTCAGTGAGTCTGTAGCTGAGTCACTGACAACCACAAAATCAACATTCTGTTGAAGAATATTCTTTGGAGTAGGTTGCCCTGTTAACCCTTCCGTTAGCTCAACAAGATGAACACCAGACGGTACCATGCCATCACTCAATCCTGCACCGGTAAATGAGAGATTGATTGGCATTGATGTTGACCAGCCATCCATCGTGCTCATCGCCGCTGCCGGGTTGGACAAGCTATCATCCCCATTAGTTGGTAAATCTAATGTTCCATCGATGGTATTCATCAGTGTGTAGCTAGGTAATGGAACGGCAGCATCACTGCCTAGCAGGGTGAATTCAATGGTGGTATCGCGTTCAAGAGCCTGTTGAATGTGACTCTCAAGTTCAGCACTGCTCGGGAGTTCACTCGATGTGTCATCACCACATCCTGCAAGTAACAACCCCGCAGAGATTGCAGAGAGTTTAATAAAATGATTCATATCGCAATCCTTGCTTTGTTAGAACAGATAGTTCATTTGAAGTGAAGTGATGTAGGCTGTGCCCTCCGACTCGAATTCAAAAGGTATCTCTGTAGAACCAGATTCAAAGGTTTCATTGAACGAGCCATCTTTACTGACGACAAGAGCGAAGCCTGCATCAAAAGACCAGTTGTCATTTAACTGATATGAGCCACCGATGCTATACCAGTAGCGGTCACTATCGGGAATGCTCAACGTAGCTTTACCCGCCTGCTCATCAAAGGCAAATCCGAGTCGCCCCGTCCATTTTTCATTGAAAGTTATCGTGGTGCCGACCGACCATCTGCCAGCGTCGTCGTAGTCTTCTTTTTTGAGGAAGCATTCATTATTTGGGCATTTTGGTGATGTTGCTTTGAGCTCTTTAAATGCACTCCAATCTGTTCGTTGGTAGCTGTAATGAACAGCAAACATTTCTGTGACTTGATGGAAGCCCGATATCTCCCAGATGGCTGGTAAATCGACTTTTAAGTCTGCTTTATGATCTGCTTGAGTAATATCGTTTGTGAAATCACCATCATCAAACTCGAGGTCTACCTGAGATCGATAACCAAAGCCAAATCGATGATTGTCATTTATCTCGTACATCGCGCCAATGTTCCAACCCCAACCGAAAGTATCACCTTCCATACTGACCAGCTTTCGCGATGGTGAAACGCCGGAAAATGTGCCGAGCGATCCATAGTGTCTATTTAGCTCTGCATGCGCGTAAACAAAATTAATGCCAGCGCCAATGCTAAAGTGCTCATTAATCTTGTAGGCGATTGATGGGTTTAGGTTTACTGATACTAAAGCGGTATCACCTGCAAGCATTCCCGCAGAAATATCATCTGGGTAATCCGTTGCAACACCATAGGTCGTAAACATACCAATACCCCATGCCCATTTATCGTTAATTGGGCTGAGGTAATAGCCAGCAGGTACAACTTGTAACGGTGCTACATCATTTGCTTTTTCAATATTGTCTGGGTCTGTAATGTCAGTGACATCTACCTCAGGATCAACGATAGAAATCGCCCCCGAAAACATAGCCCGGTCAAAGCGAGTCATCGCAGCAGGGTTGCGTGAGATAACCGAAGCATCTTGAGCGACAGCGGCTTCTCCCGAAAAGGCCCGACCGAGGCCTGAGGCTGAGTGTTCTGCGACTTGGAAGCCAGCAGCATGGGCTTGAAAGCTAGCAATAATCGCCAGCGAGAGTGTAGAGTAGTGTCTTATCTTCATGAATCAGATCTCCAAGGATCACGTATTATTATTCCGTTGCGCCTTAAAGTTAATTATATGTTAATTATTTGTCAAAGTTTGTTGGTTGTTTTTTTGCGTTGGCTGTCTTTTGCTCTGTGGATGTAATCGTTTCAATGGGTTAAAGACACTAGCTAATAACAAAGAGGTAGGATGACTGGGTAATTGTTGAACTGGTTTTAATTGTGATTCAAACAGCGTGTTTTGTTCTGTTAACAGGCGTAGCGTATTGCCTAGGCATAAATTTAAACACGACAACATCAGTTTATCTTTATATAAAACTTAATGGCTTAGACGGCGTAACGATGCAATTTGGAGTGGAATTCTCCGATCAGGTAGAGAGCGATGGAAAAGGTAATGAATGTCAAAAATAACGCGGTGTTGGGCCTCAAGTCGGCTTTGATGTGTGGACTCATGCTTTTTTCAGTGGGAGCAAGGGCAAACCATCCACTATTTTTTCCTTTTGTCGATGTGACGTCACCATATATTAGCACCTCGCAAGCTTATGAGGATGAGGTGACATTTGAGTGCTCTGAAAGGGAAAGCCAATGGCGCTATTGTGCGGAGTTCAATTACTACCAAGTCCCCGTGTTTGCTTATTTCTATAGTCATCAAGGTCAAATTGATAAGGCCGTTCTCGAGTTAGAATCTTCACCAGTTAATTTCACTCAATTGCAATATAACCTACGAAGGGATGGGTTTGAGCCAGTGTTGGCTGTTACCAGTAATGGGCGTTTTGATGTCATAGAGCGACTGAAAAAAGCACCGGAGTATCAAGTAGACGCCGAACTGGTTCAGTTTATTAACCAGCGGCCCATTGAAGGAGAAATGGAGATGATATGGGTGAATAATGCTAATAGCGCTGAGATTACTGCAACCTTGATTTATAAAGTAGAGACGCTGACGCTGGGGTTTACTCGAAGTAAGTAACCGAATACAAGCCCAAAACTTGAAAACTATGACCTAGCTAGGAATGCCCAGCAAGATTCATCACACCTTAGTGGAACTCAGTTATAATTTGAACAGTTATTACTACGGAGAGAATCATGTTGAATAGAGTTCAGATTGCCCCTCAAGGGCCAGAGTTTTCTGAATTGGTTCAGGGATATTGGCGACTAGCAGATTGGGGGATGACCCCAAAACAACGCTTAGACTTTCTCAAGCAACATATCGCGTTAGGTGTCACAACGGTCGATCACGCAGATATTTACGGTAACTACGAGTGTGAGCAGCTCTTTGGTGAGGCGTTAGCCCTTGATAAGAGTGTGCGTACTGAAATTGAGATTGTGACAAAGTGCGATATTAATTTGTGTGGTGACAAGACACCAGAGCGTAAGGTGAATCACTACGATACCA is a window encoding:
- a CDS encoding peptidoglycan DD-metalloendopeptidase family protein; protein product: MSYKKKLAICSSPILLAGLLGLVPDSNSPQVVAINIDTQPLSVQPQPEPVEEPDFPSYEYVIQKGDNLSSIFNKLGFGYQEMMQVMETDLNYLSLDTLRPGNTLRFWSEEDHRLSKMMLEFNAVDKVVYSRLDDDSFDYERIEEEGEWENRAFIGEIHGTFSQSVNGSGLGNRDVENVVGLLKDKLNFARDLRAGDRFEIVQSRQSFEGELTGNSEIQAIRIFNRGQEVSAYLHSDGQYYDKDGESLQRAFRRKPMDGAYRLSSHFNPNRKHPVTGRVSPHNGTDWATPTGTPIVSTGDGVVVMTRNHPYAGKYVVIQHGNTYKTRYLHLSKILVKQGQKVSRGQRIGLAGATGRVTGAHIHYELIVRGRAVNPVTANIPMASSVPKEEMSKFVAKRDELNGWLKEQELRLANQAPEDNNAS
- a CDS encoding VolA/Pla-1 family phospholipase, whose translation is MNHFIKLSAISAGLLLAGCGDDTSSELPSSAELESHIQQALERDTTIEFTLLGSDAAVPLPSYTLMNTIDGTLDLPTNGDDSLSNPAAAMSTMDGWSTSMPINLSFTGAGLSDGMVPSGVHLVELTEGLTGQPTPKNILQQNVDFVVVSDSATDSLTIVLQGKELNPSSEYILAVTNEVADENGEPVGTSSSYATLKSDSRTYTDEPFATLQAVTQGTEALFSAVGVDADSIIYSTWFSTQSVGETFFATKGATALGLAQSNIGTIWKDAANPNNVDLTAAYTLQFTSSEDYATALAADTNFTTYFDSQSPVDLKQTLQGLYLQSGNQVTVSKGVVMLPHYLEQGEDWSSQPFVSAMPSLAIVSNALADPQEQANIGAQLVAAGVDTTMLATELTEQAKLIGLELTKSDGTVLDADRFITRYAPVPKIKSLQAVEFLLFTPSGDADDWPVAIYQHGITSAKENAYFMAANIAQQGIAVIAIDMPLHGSRSLDAERSANADVTAYLNLSNIPVARDNFRQSVLDILGLRAALSYSKQAMLLEASPLANVDLVTSPPTMVGHSLGGMVAISTVANANRSLGTPSADTLFNFSGLAAKNSGGHIVELLLGSDSYGNLIKHNVALAASTDYQGFTQSFCVNLTESECFTAFTQAAPEAIPALETGFNQFAYATQTVLDSIDPFTNASYLLENPIPMYFSQVAGDDTVPNNVPNRGFAGTEPLAAKLGLTVIDSASTTPTDSNFIRFSDVSTHSTFVFPQDPTLADQAAHAVMTTHMVDFIQDGTLDLPISPTTLE
- a CDS encoding outer membrane protein transport protein, which translates into the protein MKIRHYSTLSLAIIASFQAHAAGFQVAEHSASGLGRAFSGEAAVAQDASVISRNPAAMTRFDRAMFSGAISIVDPEVDVTDITDPDNIEKANDVAPLQVVPAGYYLSPINDKWAWGIGMFTTYGVATDYPDDISAGMLAGDTALVSVNLNPSIAYKINEHFSIGAGINFVYAHAELNRHYGSLGTFSGVSPSRKLVSMEGDTFGWGWNIGAMYEINDNHRFGFGYRSQVDLEFDDGDFTNDITQADHKADLKVDLPAIWEISGFHQVTEMFAVHYSYQRTDWSAFKELKATSPKCPNNECFLKKEDYDDAGRWSVGTTITFNEKWTGRLGFAFDEQAGKATLSIPDSDRYWYSIGGSYQLNDNWSFDAGFALVVSKDGSFNETFESGSTEIPFEFESEGTAYITSLQMNYLF